A portion of the Cololabis saira isolate AMF1-May2022 chromosome 17, fColSai1.1, whole genome shotgun sequence genome contains these proteins:
- the c17h10orf53 gene encoding UPF0728 protein C10orf53 homolog, translating to MPANALVTIFHGPYESNGLVLHRTFRLQGLQAALTARGHRCVLEEVPDWNMVKLVISGELVFTCNIKQLEFGGDGQLDPVVGEAVAAVENAY from the exons ATGCCTGCAAATGCACTGGTGACTATTTTCCACGGCCCTTATGAATCCAATGGACTGGTGCTACACAGGACCTTCCGCCTGCAGGGTCTCCAAG CAGCTCTCACAGCTCGGGGCCACCGGTGTGTCCTGGAGGAGGTGCCGGACTGGAACATGGTCAAGCTCGTGATCAGCGGGGAGCTGGTCTTCACATGTAACATAAAACAGCTGGAGTTTG GCGGAGACGGACAGCTGGATCCTGTCGTCGGAGAGGCTGTTGCTGCTGTGGAGAATGCGTACTGA